The Nitrospiraceae bacterium genome has a window encoding:
- a CDS encoding SDR family oxidoreductase, whose product MKVLVTGGAGFIGSHVVDRLLQEGHAVVVVDNLVTGKRSNVPKAAQFYKIEIENPKLERVFRNERPAVVMHLAAQMNVRRSVDDPMFDAQVNVLGTLNVLEQASRHGARKVIFSSSGGAIYGEQQSFPAAEVHVTQPLSPYGISKLCGEHYLSYYSRLSGIQTVSLRYANVYGPRQDPEGEAGVVSIFIEKMLHREQPVVNGNGRQTRDFVFVEDVVEANLMALGPEVQGVYNVGTGVETSVNDLFHLLVELTKTEFKEVHGPAKKGEQARSVLDSTKIRTELGWEPKFDLREGLRETVEYFREQIG is encoded by the coding sequence ATGAAAGTTTTGGTGACGGGGGGCGCGGGCTTCATTGGTTCGCACGTGGTGGATCGATTGCTGCAAGAAGGGCATGCCGTGGTGGTCGTCGATAACCTGGTTACCGGGAAGCGAAGCAATGTCCCGAAGGCCGCGCAGTTTTATAAAATCGAAATCGAGAACCCCAAACTGGAGCGAGTATTTCGCAACGAACGGCCAGCGGTCGTCATGCATTTGGCCGCTCAGATGAACGTGCGGCGTTCGGTGGACGATCCCATGTTCGATGCACAGGTGAACGTCTTAGGCACTTTGAACGTCTTGGAGCAGGCGTCGCGCCACGGGGCGCGAAAGGTGATCTTTTCGTCATCTGGCGGCGCCATATATGGCGAGCAGCAGAGTTTTCCTGCAGCCGAAGTACATGTCACTCAGCCCCTGTCCCCCTACGGCATCAGTAAACTCTGCGGGGAGCATTACTTATCCTATTACAGCCGTTTGAGCGGGATTCAGACCGTCAGTCTCCGATATGCCAATGTCTACGGCCCCCGCCAGGACCCTGAGGGAGAGGCTGGCGTCGTGTCTATCTTCATTGAAAAGATGCTGCATCGAGAACAGCCGGTGGTCAATGGAAATGGGCGTCAGACCCGAGACTTCGTGTTTGTCGAGGACGTCGTCGAGGCAAACCTCATGGCACTGGGGCCTGAGGTTCAGGGGGTGTATAACGTCGGCACCGGCGTGGAAACGTCGGTCAACGACTTGTTTCACCTGTTGGTCGAGTTGACGAAGACCGAGTTCAAGGAAGTGCACGGTCCGGCGAAGAAGGGGGAGCAGGCTCGCAGCGTGCTCGATTCAACGAAGATTCGGACAGAACTGGGATGGGAACCCAAGTTTGATTTGCGGGAAGGGCTCAGGGAGACGGTCGAGTATTTTCGCGAACAAATCGGCTGA